In Raphanus sativus cultivar WK10039 chromosome 5, ASM80110v3, whole genome shotgun sequence, the following proteins share a genomic window:
- the LOC108805169 gene encoding rapid alkalinization factor 23 yields the protein MRGLSRNSGTAAILAIFVILAVQHLTVTADFPPFETECRGTIAECSVSAAFGDEVDIFYGGGMGAAEFEMDSEISRRMLANRRYISYGALRRNSVPCSRRGASYYNCRRGAQANPYSRGCSVITRCRR from the coding sequence atgagaggaCTCTCCAGAAACTCCGGCACGGCGGCGATTTTAGCCATCTTTGTAATCCTCGCCGTTCAGCATTTGACCGTAACCGCCGATTTCCCTCCGTTCGAGACAGAGTGCCGCGGTACCATAGCCGAATGCTCGGTCTCGGCCGCGTTCGGAGACGAAGTAGATATATTCTACGGCGGAGGAATGGGAGCAGCAGAGTTCGAGATGGACTCGGAGATCAGCCGGCGCATGTTAGCGAACAGGAGGTACATCAGCTACGGTGCGCTGAGGAGAAACAGTGTTCCTTGTTCACGACGCGGCGCATCTTACTACAATTGCCGACGTGGCGCTCAGGCCAACCCGTACTCTCGCGGCTGCAGTGTCATCACTCGCTGCCGTCGATAA
- the LOC108860661 gene encoding F-box protein At2g14710-like produces MDSTKTIKERTVHDQEELPWELVEEILTHVSPISLVRFRIVCKRWNDLFNDKTFIDNNKSTFRFILTTKSKMYSVSIDPKIVVRELTLDVPDKESDIKHLADCNEFLLCRMKKEAAVWNPWLKQSRWIKADVSQPSLEVDGIGYDNNNNNNNNNKMRAEERRYKTIWSGWKNHWVWKTQDFSSHVWKDLKPISGDISLKHKVDTLFTRCGVLLHGNLYWIAFYDKTDPLYHLVNLDFSSERFYASFCDLPCGMNHPRNALVLRVFREDRFSLLKQCYKTKKIEIWVTKNKINVEDGNDVVWMNFRTLSIPNFPGLVAKEYSYPQTQPSYFINDKRLVLCSSDETGHPWIYVVEENKLISKVQLNDVVDPWPLHCTYFPSLVPVPGGPREEGLLQVN; encoded by the coding sequence ATGGATTCAACCAAAACGATAAAAGAGAGAACCGTGCATGATCAGGAAGAGCTTCCATGGGAGTTGGTTGAAGAAATACTCACTCATGTCTCTCCAATATCTCTTGTTCGCTTCAGAATCGTTTGCAAAAGATGGAACGATCTCTTCAACGACAAGACGTTCATCGATAACAACAAGTCGACGTTTCGATTCATTCTAACAACCAAGTCCAAGATGTATTCGGTAAGCATTGACCCTAAGATAGTGGTGCGTGAATTAACATTGGATGTTCCCGATAAAGAATCTGATATCAAACATTTGGCTGACTGCAATGAGTTCTTGCTATGTCGCATGAAAAAAGAAGCAGCGGTTTGGAACCCGTGGTTGAAACAAAGTAGATGGATCAAAGCTGATGTTAGCCAACCTAGTTTAGAAGTCGATGGCATAGgctatgataataataataataataataataataacaaaatgaGAGCTGAGGAAAGACGTTACAAGACCATTTGGTCTGGCTGGAAGAACCATTGGGTGTGGAAAACCCAAGACTTTTCTTCCCATGTGTGGAAAGACCTGAAGCCTATAAGTGGAGACATAAGTCTGAAACATAAAGTAGATACCTTATTCACAAGATGTGGTGTATTGTTACACGGAAATTTGTATTGGATTGCTTTCTATGACAAGACTGATCCCTTGTACCATCTAGTTAACTTGGATTTTTCCAGCGAGAGATTCTATGCATCCTTTTGTGATCTACCATGTGGGATGAACCATCCTCGCAATGCTCTTGTCCTTAGGGTCTTCAGGGAAGACCGGTTTTCGTTGTTGAAACAATGCTACAAGACAAAGAAGATTGAGATTTGGGTGACCAAGAACAAGATTAACGTCGAGGATGGTAATGATGTGGTTTGGATGAACTTCAGGACTTTGTCTATACCTAACTTTCCAGGTTTAGTAGCGAAGGAATATTCCTACCCTCAGACTCAGCCAAGTTACTTCATCAACGATAAAAGGCTTGTTTTGTGTTCTAGCGATGAAACTGGCCATCCTTGGATCTATGTTGTGGAAGAAAACAAGTTGATCAGCAAAGTCCAACTAAATGATGTGGTTGATCCTTGGCCTTTGCATTGTACCTATTTTCCAAGCTTGGTCCCGGTTCCTGGAGGTCCAAGAGAAGAAGGTCTGTTACAagttaattag
- the LOC108862457 gene encoding translocase of chloroplast 120, chloroplastic: MEEKKLRDDRISDAEDEVFVEAIDEDLTSEELKDSMVSRESHGEANGQDITEGEAAPGFVTSKMKNGDEGEAGTENVSEPATHSFSENGKKQLVAEVIEETRNGGGIEDENVDVSAGMETEQEAGNREGADKNCFDDESGKQRNGEKSTSEENGETKGHISREHETVRNSNGGLGVEHTSQPSKESEKQQGSRVNISPEIEETPRLERKPEVASSVSPTQSTSNTAASPPARPAGLGRDAPLLESTPRVPHQPRVNGNVSQNQSQQAEDPTTAETDEHDETREKLQLIRVKFLRLSHRLGQTPHNVVVAQVLYRLGLAEQLRGRSGSRVGAFSFDRASSMAEQLEAAGQDPLDFSCTIMVLGKSGVGKSATINSIFDEAKICTDAFQMGTKRVQDVEGFVQGIKVRVIDTPGLLPSWSDQHKNEKILKSVRSFIKKSPPDIVLYLDRLDMQSRDSGDMPLLRTITDVFGPSIWFNAIVGLTHAASAPPDGPNGTASSYDMFVTQRSHVIQQAIRQAAGDMRLMNPVSLVENHSACRTNRAGQRVLPNGQVWKPHLLLLSFASKILAEANALLKLQDNNTPGKPFAARSKAPPLPLLLSSFLQSRPQAKLPEEQYGDEEDEDDLDESSDSDEESEYDQLPPFKRLTKDEMARLSKSQKKQYLDEMEYREKLFMKRQIKEERKRRKMLKKFAAEIKEFANEPRENVEEERSEPASVPVPMPDLSLPASFDSDNPTHRYRSLDSSNQWLVRPVLETQGWDHDVGYEGVNAERLFVFKEKIPISFSGQVTKDKKDANVQLEMASSVKHGEGRSTSLGFEMQNAGKELAYTVRSDMRFNNFRKHKAAAGLSVTLLGDSVSAGVKVEEKLIANKRFRMVMCGGAMTSRGDVAYGGSLEAQLRDKDYPLGRSLSTLGLSVMDWHGDLAIGGNIQSQVPIGRSSNLIARANLNNRGAGQVSIRVNSSEQLQLAMVALVPLFKKLLSYYSPQQMEY; the protein is encoded by the coding sequence ATGGAAGAGAAGAAGCTTAGAGACGATAGAATCAGCGATGCCGAAGATGAGGTCTTTGTGGAAGCTATTGACGAGGATTTAACTTCGGAGGAATTGAAAGATTCCATGGTTAGTAGAGAGAGCCATGGTGAGGCAAACGGGCAAGATATAACTGAGGGAGAGGCTGCGCCAGGTTTCGTGACTTCTAAAATGAAGAATGGTGATGAGGGAGAAGCAGGTACAGAGAATGTCAGCGAACCAGCTACACATTCCTTTTCTGAAAATGGAAAGAAACAACTGGTGGCTGAAGTGATCGAGGAAACAAGGAATGGTGGTGGTATTGAAGATGAAAATGTTGATGTATCAGCTGGTATGGAAACAGAACAAGAAGCTGGGAACCGTGAAGGAGCAGATAAGAATTGCTTTGATGATGAGTCTGGGAAACAAAGAAATGGTGAGAAATCTACTTCTGAGGAAAATGGAGAGACTAAAGGTCACATCAGTAGAGAGCATGAAACAGTTCGAAACAGTAATGGAGGACTTGGTGTTGAACATACTTCTCAACCTAGTAAGGAATCTGAGAAGCAGCAAGGCAGCAGAGTGAATATAAGTCCAGAGATTGAGGAAACCCCACGGTTGGAAAGAAAACCTGAGGTAGCAAGTTCTGTTTCACCAACACAATCTACAAGTAATACTGCAGCGTCACCTCCTGCTCGCCCAGCAGGCCTTGGGCGGGATGCTCCTCTTTTGGAATCCACACCACGTGTTCCTCATCAGCCTCGTGTCAATGGAAATGTCTCTCAGAATCAGTCCCAGCAAGCGGAGGACCCGACCACTGCAGAGACCGATGAGCATGATGAGACCCGTGAGAAGCTCCAGTTGATCAGGGTCAAGTTTTTGAGGCTTTCACATAGATTAGGACAAACTCCACATAATGTTGTTGTTGCTCAGGTTTTGTATAGGCTTGGATTAGCAGAGCAGTTGAGGGGGAGAAGCGGAAGCCGTGTTGGTGCCTTTAGTTTTGATCGTGCCAGTTCCATGGCAGAACAACTTGAGGCAGCTGGACAGGATCCACTTGATTTTTCTTGTACTATTATGGTGCTCGGTAAAAGTGGGGTTGGTAAGAGTGCGACGattaattctatttttgatgAAGCGAAAATCTGTACGGATGCATTCCAGATGGGGACAAAGAGGGTTCAGGATGTTGAGGGTTTTGTTCAGGGAATTAAGGTTCGGGTGATTGACACTCCAGGTCTCTTACCATCATGGTCTGATCAACACAAGAATGAGAAAATCCTGAAGTCTGTTAGGTCTTTCATCAAAAAAAGTCCACCGGATATTGTATTATATCTTGATAGATTGGATATGCAAAGCAGAGATTCTGGTGACATGCCTCTCTTACGCACCATCACTGATGTTTTTGGACCATCTATATGGTTTAATGCCATTGTGGGTTTGACTCATGCCGCTTCTGCTCCACCAGATGGCCCAAATGGCACTGCCTCTAGCTATGACATGTTTGTAACACAACGTTCCCATGTCATTCAGCAGGCCATTCGCCAAGCAGCTGGAGATATGAGGCTGATGAACCCTGTGTCTTTAGTTGAGAACCACTCTGCTTGCAGGACAAATCGGGCAGGTCAGAGAGTATTACCAAATGGCCAAGTGTGGAAGCCTCATTTGCTGTTACTCTCATTTGCATCCAAGATTCTAGCAGAAGCAAATGCTCTTCTGAAATTACAAGATAATAATACTCCAGGGAAACCATTTGCTGCTCGATCCAAGGCTCCACCGCTGCCACTGCTTCTCTCATCGTTTCTGCAATCAAGGCCGCAAGCTAAACTTCCTGAAGAGCAGTAtggtgatgaagaagacgaagatgaTTTGGACGAATCATCAGATTCTGACGAAGAATCAGAGTATGATCAGCTTCCTCCTTTTAAGCGATTGACTAAAGATGAGATGGCTAGGCTTAGTAAATCTCAGAAGAAGCAATATCTTGATGAGATGGAGTACCGGGAGAAACTATTTATGAAGAGGCAGATAAAAGAGGAAAGAAAGAGACGGAAGATGTTGAAAAAATTTGCTGCGGAGATTAAAGAATTTGCTAACGAGCCTAGAGAAAATGTGGAAGAGGAGAGAAGTGAACCTGCTTCTGTTCCAGTTCCCATGCCAGATTTGTCTCTACCTGCATCGTTTGACTCTGACAATCCAACTCACAGGTACCGGTCCCTAGATTCCTCCAATCAATGGCTTGTTAGGCCAGTCCTCGAAACTCAGGGGTGGGATCATGATGTTGGCTATGAAGGTGTAAATGCAGAAcgtctttttgtttttaaagaaaagatACCGATATCATTCTCTGGCCAAGTGACAAAGGATAAAAAGGATGCAAATGTGCAGCTGGAAATGGCCAGCTCGGTTAAACATGGAGAGGGTAGATCAACCTCCTTAGGTTTCGAAATGCAAAATGCTGGGAAGGAATTGGCTTACACTGTTCGAAGCGACATGAGATTTAACAATTTTAGGAAACACAAAGCTGCAGCTGGTCTCTCTGTAACGCTCTTGGGTGATTCGGTGTCTGCGGGGGTGAAAGTAGAAGAAAAGTTGATTGCTAATAAAAGGTTCAGAATGGTTATGTGTGGTGGGGCAATGACTAGTCGAGGAGATGTTGCTTATGGCGGTAGTTTAGAAGCTCAGTTGAGAGATAAAGATTATCCGCTTGGTAGATCCTTGTCTACTCTTGGACTTTCTGTGATGGATTGGCATGGTGATCTTGCCATTGGAGGGAATATACAGTCCCAAGTGCCCATTGGACGTTCATCTAATCTAATTGCCCGTGCTAATCTTAACAACAGAGGGGCAGGGCAAGTAAGCATCCGCGTAAACAGCTCTGAGCAGCTCCAACTTGCTATGGTCGCACTTGTTCCCCTGTTCAAGAAACTACTTAGTTATTATTCCCCTCAGCAAATGGAGTATTGA
- the LOC108862084 gene encoding translocase of chloroplast 120, chloroplastic: MEEKKLADDRISYEHVENNIVSDVDARDTVDEIFEEAIDSSKPESFQGDGGLREDLPSEEVKDSKVSGESDGEANPGFVTFRMNGDEGEGSAENVSETAAHSISENGVVSSEKKAVLLPFVSDIEEKKLADDRISDDQVANNISLVSDVDARYTEDEVFVEAIDGSQPESFQADDGLHEDLPPKATPEHSIDDLEEVSGNEKEVSNVSGVIHGEANMQDITTGEAVPGFVTFKMNSDEGEAGAENVSEADTRSLSENGIASIEKKQLVAEVIEETRNGGIEEKNKEANVDVSAGMEKEQEAGNREGADKDCFEKESGAQINGETVADYNSVKCAAGDSIQVASAGTSPLEKYISEDNGETKGYISREHDTVRSSNGGLGVEQTSQPNKESEKQQGSRVNRSPEIEESPHLDRKSEVPSSVSPTESTSNTAASLPARPAGLGRDAPLLESTPRVPHQPRVNGNVSQNQSQQAEDPTTAETDEHDETREKLQLIRVKFLRLSHRLGQTPHNVVVAQVLYRLGLAEQLRGRNGSRVGAFSFDRASSMAEQLEANGQDPLDFSCTIMVLGKSGVGKSATINSIFDEAKICTDAFQMGTKRVQDVEGFVQGIKVRVIDTPGLLPSWSDQHKNEKILKSVKAFIKKNPPDIVLYLDRLDVQSRDSGDMLLLRTITDVFGPSIWFNAIVGLTHAASAPPDGPNGTASSYDMFVTQRSHVIQQAIRQAAGDMRLMNPVSLVENHSACRTNRAGQRVLPNGQVWKPHLLLLSFASKILAEANALLKLQDNNTPGKPFVARSKAPPLPLLLSSFLQSRPQAKLPEEQYGDEEDEDDLDESSDSDEESEYDQLPPFKRLTKAEMTMLSKSQKKQYLDEMEYREKLFMKRQIKEERKRRKMLKKFAAEIKEFANEPRENVEEERSEPASVPVPMPDLSLPASFDSDNPTHRYRSLDSSNQWLVRPVLETQGWDHDVGYEGVNAERLFVVKEKIPISFSGQVTKDKKDANVQLEMASSVKHGEGRSTSLGFEMQNAGKELAYTLRSDMRFNNFRKHKAAAGLSVTLLGDSVSAGLKVEDKLIASKRFRMVMCGGAMTSRGDVAYGGSLEAQLRDKDYPLGRFLSTLGLSVMDWHGDLAIGGNIQSQVPIGRSSNLIARANLNNRGAGQVSIRVNSSEQLQLAIVALVPLFKKLLSYYSPQQMEY, translated from the exons ATGGAAGAGAAGAAGCTTGCAGACGATAGAATCAGCTATGAGCATGTAGAGAACAATATAGTCTCTGATGTTGATGCGAGGGATACCGTTGATGAGATCTTTGAGGAAGCTATTGACAGTTCAAAGCCTGAATCTTTCCAAGGCGATGGTGGGTTGCGGGAGGATTTACCTTCAGAGGAAGTGAAAGATTCCAAGGTTAGTGGAGAGAGCGATGGTGAGGCAAACCCAGGTTTTGTGACTTTCAGAATGAATGGTGATGAAGGGGAAGGGAGTGCAGAGAATGTCAGCGAGACAGCTGCACATTCTATTTCTGAAAATGGAGTCGTCTCTTCTGAGAAGAAAGCTGTTCTCCTCCCTTTTGT GTCAGATATTGAAGAGAAGAAGCTTGCAGACGATAGAATCAGCGATGACCAAGTAGCGAATAATATATCACTGGTTTCTGATGTTGATGCGAGGTATACCGAAGATGAGGTCTTCGTGGAAGCAATTGACGGTTCACAGCCTGAATCTTTCCAAGCCGATGATGGTTTGCACGAGGATTTACCTCCAAAGGCAACTCCTGAACATTCTATCGATGATCTGGAAGAAGTGAGTGGCAATGAGAAGGAAGTGTCCAATGTTAGTGGAGTGATCCATGGTGAGGCAAACATGCAAGATATTACTACGGGAGAGGCTGTACCAGGTTTTGTGACTTTTAAAATGAATAGTGATGAGGGGGAAGCAGGTGCAGAGAATGTCAGCGAGGCAGATACACGTTCTCTTTCTGAAAATGGAATTGCCTCTATTGAGAAGAAACAACTGGTGGCTGAAGTGATCGAGGAAACAAGGAACGGTGGTATAGAAGAGAAAAACAAGGAGGCAAATGTTGATGTATCAGCTGGTATGGAAAAAGAACAAGAGGCTGGGAACCGTGAAGGAGCAGATAAGGATTGCTTTGAGAAGGAGTCTGGGGCACAAATAAATGGTGAGACTGTTGCCGATTACAACTCTGTTAAATGTGCTGCAGGTGATAGTATTCAAGTAGCTTCTGCTGGGACCTCACCATTGGAGAAATATATTTCTGAGGATAATGGAGAGACTAAAGGTTACATCAGTAGAGAACACGATACAGTTCGAAGCAGTAATGGAGGACTTGGTGTTGAACAAACTTCTCAACCTAATAAAGAATCTGAGAAGCAGCAAGGCAGCAGAGTGAATAGAAGTCCAGAGATTGAGGAAAGCCcacatttggatagaaaatctGAGGTACCAAGTTCTGTTTCACCAACAGAATCTACAAGCAATACTGCAGCGTCACTTCCTGCTCGCCCAGCAGGCCTTGGGCGGGATGCTCCTCTTTTGGAATCCACACCACGTGTTCCTCATCAGCCTCGTGTCAATGGCAATGTGTCTCAGAATCAGTCTCAGCAAGCGGAGGACCCGACCACTGCAGAGACCGATGAGCATGATGAGACCCGTGAGAAGCTCCAGTTGATCAGGGTGAAGTTTTTGAGGCTTTCACATAGATTAGGGCAGACTCCACATAATGTTGTTGTTGCTCAGGTTTTGTATAGGCTTGGATTGGCTGAGCAGTTGAGGGGGAGAAACGGGAGCCGTGTCGGTGCTTTTAGTTTTGATCGTGCCAGTTCCATGGCAGAACAACTTGAGGCAAATGGACAGGATCCACTTGATTTTTCGTGTACTATTATGGTGCTCGGTAAAAGTGGGGTTGGTAAGAGTGCAACaattaattctatttttgatgAAGCGAAAATCTGTACGGATGCATTCCAGATGGGAACAAAGCGGGTTCAAGATGTTGAGGGTTTTGTTCAGGGAATTAAAGTCCGGGTGATTGACACTCCAGGTCTCTTACCATCTTGGTCTGATCAACACAAGAATGAGAAAATCTTGAAGTCTGTTAAGgctttcatcaaaaaaaatccACCGGATATCGTATTATATCTTGATAGGCTGGATGTGCAAAGCAGAGATTCTGGTGACATGCTTCTTTTGCGCACCATCACCGATGTCTTTGGACCATCAATATGGTTTAATGCCATTGTGGGTTTGACTCATGCCGCCTCTGCTCCACCAGATGGCCCAAATGGCACTGCCTCTAGCTATGACATGTTTGTAACACAACGTTCCCATGTCATTCAGCAGGCCATTCGCCAAGCAGCTGGAGATATGAGGCTGATGAACCCTGTGTCTTTAGTTGAGAACCACTCTGCTTGCAGGACAAATCGGGCAGGTCAGAGAGTATTACCGAATGGCCAAGTGTGGAAGCCTCATTTGCTGTTACTCTCATTTGCATCCAAGATTCTAGCAGAAGCAAATGCTCTTCTGAAATTACAAGATAATAACACTCCAGGGAAACCATTTGTAGCTCGATCCAAGGCTCCACCACTGCCACTTCTTCTCTCATCGTTTCTGCAATCAAGACCGCAAGCTAAACTTCCTGAAGAGCAGTAtggtgatgaagaagacgaagatgaTTTGGACGAATCATCAGATTCTGACGAGGAATCAGAGTATGATCAGCTTCCTCCTTTTAAGCGACTGACTAAAGCTGAGATGACTATGCTTAGTAAATCTCAGAAGAAGCAATATCTTGATGAGATGGAGTACCGGGAGAAACTATTTATGAAGAGGCAGATAAAAGAGGAAAGAAAGAGACGGAAGATGTTGAAAAAATTTGCTGCGGAGATTAAAGAATTTGCTAACGAGCCTAGAGAAAATGTGGAAGAGGAGAGAAGTGAACCTGCTTCTGTTCCAGTTCCCATGCCAGATTTGTCACTACCTGCATCGTTTGACTCTGACAATCCAACTCACAGGTACCGGTCCCTAGATTCCTCCAATCAATGGCTTGTTAGGCCAGTCCTGGAAACTCAGGGGTGGGATCATGATGTTGGCTATGAAGGTGTAAATGCAGAACGTCTTTTTGTTGTTAAAGAAAAGATACCGATATCTTTCTCGGGCCAAGTTACAAAGGACAAGAAGGATGCAAATGTGCAGCTAGAAATGGCCAGCTCGGTTAAACATGGAGAAGGTAGATCAACCTCCCTAGGTTTCGAAATGCAAAATGCTGGGAAGGAATTGGCTTACACTCTTCGAAGTGACATGAGATTTAACAATTTTAGGAAACACAAAGCTGCAGCTGGTCTCTCTGTAACACTCTTGGGTGATTCGGTGTCTGCGGGGCTGAAAGTAGAAGATAAGTTGATTGCTAGTAAAAGGTTCAGAATGGTTATGTGTGGTGGGGCAATGACTAGTCGAGGAGATGTTGCTTATGGCGGTAGTTTAGAAGCTCAGTTGAGAGATAAAGACTATCCGCTTGGTAGGTTTTTATCTACTCTGGGACTTTCTGTGATGGATTGGCATGGTGATCTTGCCATCGGAGGGAATATACAGTCCCAAGTGCCCATAGGACGTTCATCTAATCTAATTGCTCGGGCTAATCTGAACAACAGAGGGGCAGGGCAAGTAAGCATCCGGGTAAACAGCTCTGAGCAGCTCCAACTTGCTATTGTCGCACTTGTTCCCCTGTTCAAGAAGCTACTTAGTTATTATTCCCCTCAGCAAATGGAGTATTGA